The window cacgctcatgatcgcgagggccacctccttcgctttggtggcggcattggtggcctcgatgtcgagctgcctttgcctggccttgacgttctcggcctcgatgtcgagctgcctttgccgggccgcctcctccatgtcgagttGCCTCTgtcgggccgcctcctccatctcaagcttccttctcttggccgcctcctccatctcaagcttcttcgtttgaagctctaggtattgcttcatttgctcgtccttgctttggCGGAGGAAAGCCGGGCGACAAGGGCGTGATCCGCgacgtcggcgactggcagtgcgGAGGCCGGGCGACCGACGACCCTGTGCTCGCCGGACCGACTGCCCCTCCAGAGAAACCGGGCGGGCGACAAATGCCGGCCATGAGAAGGGTGTGCGCTTTGCTGACGATGGCCTCCTTCTCCTCGACCTCGGCCTTGTGTCGCGCGGCCTCAATCGCAGCGCGCTCGGCGGCTCTCTTGGCCGCGGCGACGTTCATCTTGACAACCGCCCTCCGgctcctcctcttcgccgattccgcgtccaacttggcgatctcctccggcgtgcactccgaccgcggcttccttgacgccttgcccttcttcttcttggccattaCGGGCGGGTCGATGGCCAGCCTGCCGGAGTTCGGCTGGGCGTCGGCCATGGTCGGGGGAGGGAGTGGGACGGGCGGGACATGGGAGGGTTTGGGGGGAATGGCGCCAAAGGGGCCGCGGGTGGGGTTTTGCTCTGTGTCACCGACACGCAGGCCAGGGGcggacaagcgcgcgcgtcccgcccgtccgcgcgctgtccgtttcgccccaaaagcggcgcaaacttgggccgcggatgggtcgaaagcggacacaaaacggacaaaagtccgtttgctcccgcgcgctgggcgcctcgtttgtccgttttaccccaaacggacggggccggacaggatagggtcgcgcggtggagttggccttagttaCCCGCAAAAAAAATGTTTAGTTACTAGACAGCGAAAATAAAGAAACTGAAATGGTGTTCTTTAAGTATAATGAGATGCAACTTATCTTAACATGAATACGAGGACAAACTTTGTTTATATTTGGTACGGCTATTTGTAGGCGATAATCTAACACGAAAACATCTAAGCTAAACTGCTCCCAGATTAGAATGCAGAAGAAGCCACAAGAAATTTTGCAGAAATAAGGAATCATGAGGGATAcactactaggcatgttatgagcagGCTTTTACAATAAGGAAAATGTACAGTGATAAAATGTCATCTAAACTGTAGAGACGTCGCAAAACAAAGTGAGGAATCACAAGCAAATCAACTGTTGAATAATTTAGCCCATGGTGTCAATAAAAGTTACTACTCATAAGCACCAACTATTCAAAAACACAATGAGTCAAAATATTATATTACTGCACACATTTGAGTTGCTGTTCAGTTCAGAGCTAGCAACATGTGTAAATACAGTATCACTTCTCCTAACCAatcaattcaaacatttgggccagTACCCACAAGACCAGAACCAACAAAAAGTCCACATGGTGTGATACGTGTTTCTGCACACAGTTAAATTAAACATCCTTTGACAACAAAATGGATTATGCTGGTTTTACTTTTAGCCTCACCAGATGTGGTCCAGATTTTTCATGCCTCGAACAATTTGGTATCCCTACAAACAGTTCCTACATAATTCAGGATTTACTTCACTGCTTGCTCTATTAGTTTCTTTCCTGCACATGAAAGCTAATTTGAGAATACAGGGAGCATGCAAAGTGTCATTAGTTAGCTTACGTATGTCAAATGCACACAGGAACTTCAAAACTTTGAGAATCCTCTCGTCCACCACAGTACACTTGACTTCAACTATGTTAAGGTGCTCTGGTATCGCAGACGATCTTCCCACTGAACTGAAGCTTCCTTTCATTTCCACTTTATAATTTGGTCCCTATTGTAAGTAGAAATTTAAGCAAGATTAATAGTCGATAATAACTTTAGCAGTGCGGCAATTGTCATTAAGAGGATTTATACCTCGGAAAAAAGTTCAAGAGTGAGCTTCTCTAGAACTGGTGAGTTTTTCAGAATGCAAGCTAGTGGATCCAAGCCAGGAGCCTCGCACCAATACTCATTGAGTAATAATGTCTTTAACTTACTAAACGTAGGGCAGTATTTCAAATCTCTTGAGAAAATTAActggaaagaaaatacaaaaagtaAGCAAATCAAGTAACCACGACTGAGAAGCGAGATCATGATTTAAGAACCCAAATCGGTGGTGATGCATATGTAATCCATTCATTGCCTATGTTTGACAACTGTATAGATAGTGCAACATCAGAAAAGGGTGACCTAAAGGTGTTAAAGATGAGTGCCATACCTTTCCAAATTCAGATATCAACTTCAGATGTTTAGCACTTGAGATACCACCTAGAAGCACAAGATCGCTTCCACAATTGTCATTAAAAAGATCACATTTCTCACATATAATATTACTAGCTCCACAGTAAACACCAGACTCGTAATTCAAACAGAAATCTTCACAGGAATCACCAATATAAACATATGCTGTCTCTAACAACGCCATGTTTTCAAGAAAAGGAGTTGTGCCGGTAAAGTCATCTAGTTTCAGGGAGATAAGGCCTGGAGTAGAAACATGGAGCTGGCAATCGGAGCAGCACTTAGTAATGCTCAAATGCTTCAGGGAACGGGGAGATATCTTTTCAACAGTAATGTCACAAAGGTTCATCTTCAGACCCTCGAGTGCTGGGCAGCCAGCAAAATCAAGAGAGCTCTGTTCTACGCATAGACCTTGCAGATCTAATGTTCTCAGATGGCGAGAGACAACAGGCAGGACGTCGAACCATAGATATGTAGGGGCTTGGATATGAAGGGTGAGTGCACGGACTTTGGACATGACAGCAAAACGGGTCCATAGTTTCACATAAACCTCGTCATCGACCGAGCATTCATCGAATGTCATCTCAACAGTGTCTAGGTCGGTGCGCTCACGCAGGATCAGCACATGGTGCACGAACACCCGGAGGTCTTCGACAGACTCAGCACCGTCAAGGCCGACGATTCGCAGGCCCGTGGTGGACCGCCAGAGGTGGCGCCAGCGCCGGGCGAGCACGCACGTCTGCACGGCCGCCTGCACTGGGAGGAAGGAGAGAAGATGGTGGATAATATGATCACGGAGAGCTCCTATGAGGTCGGCGCCGCTCGCCGGCGGCTCATTCTCGTCCTTTTCACCAGGAGGCATTCCGTCGAACAGGTGGCTGGCTTCGTCGGAGCTCTGAGGAAATGAAACCATCAAAAGACGCAAGGGGTGGAAAGCGTGGGATGGGATGGGATGGGATAGGGCATATGGATGCATTGCGGGGATCATCGACTCACCTCAGCTCGCCGCCGGCAAGTCCGCTCCCGAGGAGGAGCCGCCGCCGGAGGTAGCAGAAAAACAGGGGAGGATGGACTACGTTTTCGCCTTTGAAATGAAGCTTGTTGACGGTCAAAAGGGTCGTCTCGCATAAAAGAGGGTATCACCCGCTCGCCCCACTCGTCAGGGTCAGACCGGTCGGCCCATGAGTCCATGGCCCATTTACCTTTTTCTCAATGAAATCCCATGTTAtagggagaaaaacatttacaacgTGTTTTGTTCGTAGAAAAGATTGTTTCGGCCATGATGGtttctataaggttacaactttttattTTGAGGCAAACTATAAGGGAAAATCCTATATGCCGCTCGTCGCGTCAAACTGCCGGCGCTTCGCACAGGCGAGCAACCGAgcagcgacgcaacgggccggctcGTTTAACCGTTCCTGCgctcccggttttgggaaccttctagaggtttCCAGCTGGTTATTTCGGGTTTtggaaaccttctagaaggttctagaaccggttttttattttcctttctttttctatttctgtttcgtttttctttcctttttttcttttttgtttttcaattttatgttttctttttcaaaaaaaatgttcgcattttttgGAATATGTTCGcgcttttacaaaaatgttcagaatttgaaaacaattcgtgctttcaaattttgttcacaaattcaaaaactgtatgcatttttttagaaaattgttcacaaatgtttcttttcttttcttagttactgtttcttttcttgatggttttttcaaaatttcaaaactttgcaaaatttgttcgcaaatttaagaaaaatgttcgttttcaatttttgtTCGTAAGTTTCAATAAATTTTCCTATTTTGTGAATAAAAAAGCATTCACAAAATGTTTTGGAATTTCAAAAAGTGTTCCATCTTTCCAAAAAAATTTACAAATTTATAAAATGTtcaagttttcaaattttgttcacaaattgaaaAATATTCGTAAATTCCATAAATTTGTTTGGGAGTTTGAAAAAGTGCTCATGTTCCAAAAtttgtttgaaaatttcaaaaaatgttcatatttacaAGTTTTGTTCGGAGTTTCCAAAAATGTTCCGTTTCCGAAATTgtttgcaattttaaaaaatgttcgttttttcaaattttgttctgcagtttcagaaaatgttcgcgtgaaaaagttgttcatgtttccaaattTTGTTGGAAATTTGAAAAATTGTTCCTGTTCAATTTTTTGGGTAGTTTAAAAAATGTTTTCCGTTCTAAAAAATATGTTCGCATCTCCAAAATTCATTTGTGTGTTGAAAAATGTTTGAGTTTTCTCAGAATTTGTGAAAAAAATAATGTTCGCGTTTGATAAAATATTCACGTTTTCTTTTTGAGAAAAACGTTTTGTTTTCGAATTTTGTTAAAGATGTTCGGATCGGCGTTTTAGTTTTCTTAAGACTTTGCAATGATCTGTGGTCAACAAAGCAAGCTAGCTCAACTGGTTCGAGGCGCACGCTCATAAACAACAGGTGTGGTGTTCGATTCCTGACAACGCACCTTTTTTATTTCCAGCATGAGCTACTGTTCGCGAGAGAGATGGGCTGGCCCAGTCTATCGATCCCCTATGCGATCGCTCGACTGCTTGACGGCTCGGCCCATTATTTGTTAGCAACCTACATAGTGGCTACCGATAAATTCCAAAAAATGCTGCCCGCTTGGGGTTCGAACTCGCGACCCGAGCGATCCAAAAGGACACGCGACAACCACCGGACTACTGACACACTTGCGAATTACTTCTTCGttcttttatttatttgttttccagtttgttttattcttttttctacttccttttctttttcttttatttttccctcAAATGCGAGGTTTTCCAGTTCGTGAACTTCTCTTCCAAACCGatgcatttttttttcaaatacaatgtacttttttcagatccactgaacttttttcaaattgactgaacttttttcaaaatcgggtgaacttttttcaaattcgatgaacttttcttaaaaatcagtgaacttttttcaaatccgatgaacttttttttcaaaatcgatgaactttttcaaatcaaatgaacttttttcagaattggtgaacttttttcaaattcaatgaacttttctttaaaattggtgaactttttcaaatccgatgaatttctttcaaattcaatgaacttttcaaatattgatgaagttttcttcaaaatcgatgaactcttttgaaattcatgattttttttaatttaacGAACTGTTTTTTATTAAAGAAAATAGACATTTTCCAAATTGTTTTCTAAGTGGtacagtaaatggttgaataataaATAGCGTGGCTTCATTAGTTCTAATATATTTCACGTTGCTTTTGTTCACTGGCGTTCAGGTGGTCTAGTGGTTAAGCTAAGCTGCGAGATGGTGGTGCGGCGTGAGATCGATTCCACATGCCGTATTTTTCTGGTGTTGTTTTTTCGCGACCAGTATCTCTTACTGGGCCGCGCTTAAAAAGCCCACAGAGGGCGCGCTGTAGGAGCCATTTGCAGGTTCGGGCGCCTACAGCGTCGAATAGGACCTACCTTCTATAAGCGCGTTTTCCGGTACTCCGTTTCACAAAAGCGAAACCACTTGAATTGGCCGGGTTAGAAATAGGACTCCGACGGACGAACTAAATGATTCGCGTgttatgtaagaaatactagtaaaaaggctcgtgcgttgcaatggaaGAAAAAATATCACActcttaatttacaaaaaatgTTCTATAATCCGAGAATTTGTAGCTATTTCTTAAATACTTGAAGAGTTAAAAAGGTTGTAAAAAGATACAGGATTTTGTAATCATAAAAAGAGATTTTTTTTTGTTTGGAAAAGAATATTTTTTTATGGTCTCATGTTGACGCAGGTACTTGCGCCCCTATTTCATCACTATTTCTTGCCATACATGCCATAGGTATTGGTCACTGTTTCATCACTATTTATTTCTTATCAAActtgtcttttattttattttttttcatgcatgcctcctttttacttttttcatgcatgtcttcttttttttcttcatatATATAGGAGAGTAGTGCAACATCTTCTCTTTATCGGATCTCCTCtgcattttctcttttatttattttatagcaGACATCTCATCTTTATTTGGTCCTTTTATTTCTTGTCATGCATGTCCTTATTTATTGGTGTCTCTAACAAATTTATCTTCAATTTGATGTTCAATCCTGattttgctgaggtgttcatcCCCAACTGAATCAGTACCGGTATAAAAAAACGGATAATGCATTGTTGATTAACACTGCAGTCTAAATAGTACTTTTTGTAAttgttaacaggtaaaataacatcatacttagattctacatatttttctaatcaaatttcatatataatatgttaaatttggagttacggtttaaaagatatgaatattttaaaaaacatttgatatgtacTGTGGGTTTAATGTCAGAAACATCAGGGTTTTTTACAAAATAGCATGACAGACTAAGAATACCTGGTAAGACATATGGGTGCATTGCGGGGATCATTGACTCACCTCAGCTCGCCGCCGGCAAGTCCGCTCCCGAcaaggagccgccgccgcccgccggaggtAGCAAAAAAACAGGGGAGGATGGACTACGTTTTCGCCTTTGCAATGAAGCTTGTTGACGGTCAAAAGGGGGTCGTCTCGCATAAAAGAGGGTATCACCCGCTCGCCACTCGTCAGGGTCAGGCCGGTCAGCCCATGAGTCCATGGCCCATTTACCTTTTTTTCAATGAAATCCCATATTAtagggagaaaaacatttacaacgTGTTTGGTTCGTAGAAAAGATTGTTACAACCACGATGGTTTCTACAAGCGTGCTTTCCGATACTCCGTTTCACAAAATCGAAACAGCTCGAATTGGCCAGGTAAGAAATCAGGACTCCGACGGATGAACCACACGATTCGCGTATTACGTAAGAAATACTAgtaaaaaggcccgtgcgttgcaactgaAGCAAAATACCACACgctcttaatttacaaaaaatATTCTATAATCTGAGAATTTGTACCTATTTCTTAAATACTGGAAGAGTTAAAAAGGTTGTAGAAAGATATAGGATTTTGTAAtcataaaaagagaaaaaaatgtctAGAAATGAATATTTTTTATGGTTTCATGTTGACGCAGGTACTTGCCCCTATTTCATCACTATTTCTTGCCATACATGCCGTAGGTATTGGTCCCTGTTTCATCACTATTATTTTTTATCAAActtgtcttttattttattttttgtcatgcatgccttCTTTTTACTTTTTTCATGCATGTCTTCTCTTTTTTCTTCATATATATAGGAGAATAGTGCAATATCTCATCTTTATCGGATCTCCTCtgcattttctcttttatttattttatagcggGCATCCCATCTTTATTTGGTCCTTTTATTTCTTGTCATGCATTTCCTTATTTATTGGTGTCTCTAACAAATTTATCTTCAATTTGATGTCCAATCCTGattttgctgaggtgttcatcCCCAACTGAATCAGTACCGGTATAAAAAAAGACGGATAATGCATAATTGATTAATATTGCAACCtaaatagtattttttttattgttaacaggtaaaatatcatcatatttagattctacatattttttaatcaaatttcatatataatatgttaaatttggagttacggtttaaaagatatgagtatttaaaaaaacatttgatatgtacGGTGGGTTTAATGTGAGAAACATCGGGGTTTTTTTTTACAAAATAGCATGAtggactaagaatacctatttcttttattagtaggtatagatatagatagattcgGACACAACGCTTGCTGATACGATATAGCGAATACATTACCTGCGCCAAACCACACGCGGCGTTAGAATCTGTGATCTCCTTCTCCACAAGCTGATCAGGGCAtgtacatgttggaaatatgccctagaggcaataataaaatggttattgttgtatttccttgttcatgctaattgtctattgttcatgctataattgtattgacaggaaaccgcaatgcatgtgtgaatacatagaccacaacatgtccctagtgagcctctagttgactagctcgttgatcaacagatggtcatggtttcctgaccatggacattggatgtcattgataacgggatcacatcattaggagaatgatgtgatggacaagacccaatcctaagcatagcacaagatcgtgtagttcgtttgctaaagcttttctaatgtcaagtattatttccttagaccattagattgtgtaactcccggataccgtaagagtgatttgggtgtaccaaacgtcacaacgtaactgggtgactataaaggtacactacaggtatctccgaatgtgtctgttgggttggcacgaatcgagactgggatttgccactccgtatgacggagaggtatctttgggcccactcggtaattcatcatcataatgagctcaatgtaactaagtagttagtcacaggatcatgcattacggaacgagtaaagtgacttgccggtaacaagattgaatgaggtactgggataccaacgatcgaatctcgggcaagtaacgtatctattgacaaagagaattgcatacgggattgcttgaatccttgacattgtggttcatccgatgagatcattgtggaacatgtgggagccaacatggatatccagatcccgttgttggttattggccagagagttgtctcggtcatgtctgcatgattcccgaacccgtagggtctacacacttaaggttcgatgacgctagggttataaaggaagtttgtatgtggttaccgaatgttgttcggagtcccggatgagatcccggacgtcatgaggagttccggaatggtccagaggtaaagatttatatattagaagtccagtttcagtcaccggaatagtttcgagggttatcggtattgtaccgggaccaccgaaaggtgtctggaggtccaccgggtggggccacctgccccgggggacttaatgggctgaatatgggagggaaccagcccctagtgggctggtgcgcccctccccaagggcccaaggcgcatagggttgaaaaccctaggggagggggcgcctccaccttgcttggggggcaagtctcccctcctggccgccgccccttccctctagatgggatctggagggggacggccccctctccccttcccctatatatagtgggggttttggggctgcccaacacatgagttttcctctccctggcgcagccctaccccaatccctcctcgtctctcgcagtgcttggcgaagtcctgctggagtgccacgctcctccatcaccaccacgccgttgtgctgctgctggacggagtcttccccatcctctccctctcgccttgctggatcaaggcatgggagacgtcaccgggctgtacgtgtgttgaacgcggaggcaccgctcttcggtgcttagatccgattcggccgcgatctgaatcgcttcgtgaatgactccaccgaccgcgttcttgtaacacttccgcatcgcgatcttcaagggtatgaagatgcactccctctctctctctctcgttgctagtctctccatagattgatcttggtgatgcgtagaaaattttgaatttctgctacgttctccaacagtggcatcatgagctaggtctattgcgtagattctatgcacgagtagaacataagttgttgtgggcattgattttgttcaatatgcttaccgttactagtcctatcttgtttcgacggtattgtgggatgaagcggcccggaccgaccttacacgtacacttacgtgagacaggttccaccgactgacatgcacttgttgcgtaaggtggctagcgggtgccagtctctcccactttagtcggatcggattcgatgaaaagggtccttatgaagggtaaatagcaattgggatatcacattgtggct is drawn from Triticum dicoccoides isolate Atlit2015 ecotype Zavitan chromosome 6B, WEW_v2.0, whole genome shotgun sequence and contains these coding sequences:
- the LOC119321859 gene encoding putative FBD-associated F-box protein At5g38570, with translation MPPGEKDENEPPASGADLIGALRDHIIHHLLSFLPVQAAVQTCVLARRWRHLWRSTTGLRIVGLDGAESVEDLRVFVHHVLILRERTDLDTVEMTFDECSVDDEVYVKLWTRFAVMSKVRALTLHIQAPTYLWFDVLPVVSRHLRTLDLQGLCVEQSSLDFAGCPALEGLKMNLCDITVEKISPRSLKHLSITKCCSDCQLHVSTPGLISLKLDDFTGTTPFLENMALLETAYVYIGDSCEDFCLNYESGVYCGASNIICEKCDLFNDNCGSDLVLLGGISSAKHLKLISEFGKLIFSRDLKYCPTFSKLKTLLLNEYWCEAPGLDPLACILKNSPVLEKLTLELFSEGPNYKVEMKGSFSSVGRSSAIPEHLNIVEVKCTVVDERILKVLKFLCAFDIRFSF